Within Streptomyces antibioticus, the genomic segment GGAACATCGACACGAGGGTCGCCAGGATCAGGAACACGTAGGTCAGACGGCCCGCGTGCATCGTGCGCCCGGAGCGCCGACGGCGTCGTGCGGGGGCCGGGCTCGCGGTGGACTTCCGGGCCGCGGGCGTCCGCTGGGTGTCTGGCAGGGTGGTGGTCACCGGGCTGTCTCCTTGGCCGTACGGCGGCGCGCGAGCAGGGTGTTGAGCCCGACGAGCAGCAGGATGAGCAGGAACATCACCCAGGCGATCGCCGCGGCCCGCCCGAGGTGGAAGAACGACCAGCCCTGCTCGTACATGTAGAGGCCGAGGGTCTGGTACTGGTGGCTGATGCCACCGGACGCCGAGCCCTCGAACAGCAGGGGCTCACCGAAGAGTTGGGTCGCGCCGATGGTGGACATGATGACGGCGAAGACAATGGTCGGGCGCAGCCCGGGAAGCGTCACGTGGAAGAACTGGCGCCACCGCGAGGCCCCGTCCACCTCGGCGGCCTCGTAGAGGTCACCGGGGATGGACTGCATGCCGGCCAGGAAGATGAGGGCGTTGTAGCCGGTCCAGCGCCAGATGACGATGCAGGAGACGGCGGTCTGCGACGTCCAGGTGCCGGTCTGCCAGTCGACCGGGCTGATCCCGAACAGCGACAGCACGTAGTTGACCAGCCCGAAGTCATGGCCGAACAACT encodes:
- a CDS encoding carbohydrate ABC transporter permease encodes the protein MTLTAPAPSAPARRAPRPAPARRFLRAVSPYSYLAPFFTLFAAFGLFPLIYTAYISFYRVELQTSGDKAWRGWGNYVAIFEDPFFWTALRNTFTLGALSTIPQLMLALGLAHLLNYRLRGRTFFRTVMLLPYATSVAAATLVFAQLFGHDFGLVNYVLSLFGISPVDWQTGTWTSQTAVSCIVIWRWTGYNALIFLAGMQSIPGDLYEAAEVDGASRWRQFFHVTLPGLRPTIVFAVIMSTIGATQLFGEPLLFEGSASGGISHQYQTLGLYMYEQGWSFFHLGRAAAIAWVMFLLILLLVGLNTLLARRRTAKETAR